One region of Rhodocaloribacter litoris genomic DNA includes:
- a CDS encoding FadR/GntR family transcriptional regulator codes for MKHRIKPIPTHSLVDLVEIQLMDFLASNEVKVGDVLPKETELADAFGVSRTVVREALTRLKVRGLIESNKRKGSVVTHPDVLTNIERVLQPQILDQETLKDLFELRLVLEVGMADLVFSRLQQKDLRELEEIVKDEPEGGSAFLFDIEFEARFHGKLYEISGNRTLQRFQTLLLPIFGYVHDKALQARHDPTRPFISHRGLVDILRSGTPDEYRRAMRLHLDNHFRRVLENQLDLDHANGESSDHDS; via the coding sequence ATGAAGCATCGGATCAAACCCATCCCGACGCATTCGCTGGTGGACCTGGTCGAAATCCAGCTCATGGACTTTCTCGCCAGCAACGAAGTCAAAGTCGGTGATGTTTTACCCAAAGAAACCGAACTGGCCGACGCTTTTGGTGTCAGCCGCACGGTTGTCCGCGAAGCCCTGACCCGTCTAAAGGTGCGGGGGCTAATCGAGTCCAATAAGCGCAAAGGAAGTGTCGTAACCCATCCTGATGTACTCACCAACATAGAACGCGTCCTACAACCGCAGATTCTCGACCAAGAAACACTTAAAGATTTGTTCGAGCTTCGGCTCGTTCTTGAGGTAGGAATGGCCGACCTAGTCTTTTCTCGTCTCCAGCAAAAAGATCTTCGGGAGCTTGAGGAAATTGTGAAAGACGAACCGGAGGGTGGGAGTGCTTTCCTCTTCGATATCGAGTTCGAGGCCCGTTTCCATGGCAAACTCTATGAGATCTCCGGAAACCGGACCCTTCAGCGTTTTCAGACTCTGCTTCTCCCCATCTTTGGGTATGTACACGACAAAGCCTTACAGGCCAGACACGACCCGACCCGGCCGTTCATCAGCCACCGCGGCCTAGTAGACATCTTGCGCAGTGGCACCCCCGACGAGTATCGCCGGGCCATGCGCCTGCATCTAGATAATCACTTCCGAAGGGTCCTCGAGAACCAGCTGGATCTGGACCACGCCAACGGGGAAAGTTCCGATCATGATAGCTAG
- a CDS encoding GDSL-type esterase/lipase family protein has protein sequence MQTMRFFCVIILVSGIGCLLPVPVSGQAAFVVQRPHWQHRVSLFRSLPNPEGEIVFLGDSITEGCEWQELTGLARVTNRGISGDTAWGILARLDEVTSGHPEKIFLLVGTNDLAHGESVADVYAKIVEIIDTIRRQTPGTEIYLQSVLPVYGREDGSRHNERILALNERLVGLVTWDGVTYVDVASAMRDASGQLMKELSSDGLHLNGRGYLRWYEVIRKYVDR, from the coding sequence ATGCAAACCATGCGATTTTTTTGTGTCATCATTCTTGTTTCCGGGATAGGTTGTCTGTTGCCGGTACCGGTTTCCGGCCAGGCGGCCTTCGTCGTGCAGCGCCCCCACTGGCAGCATCGGGTCTCGCTGTTTCGTAGCCTTCCCAATCCCGAAGGGGAAATCGTTTTCCTGGGAGACAGCATCACCGAAGGCTGCGAATGGCAGGAATTGACCGGCCTGGCGCGGGTAACCAATCGCGGCATCAGCGGCGACACGGCCTGGGGCATCCTGGCCCGCCTCGACGAGGTTACCTCCGGTCATCCCGAAAAGATCTTCCTCCTGGTCGGTACCAATGATCTGGCCCATGGCGAATCCGTAGCGGACGTGTATGCGAAGATCGTTGAGATCATCGACACCATCCGCCGGCAAACGCCCGGGACGGAGATCTACCTGCAGAGTGTGCTGCCCGTCTATGGCCGAGAGGACGGCAGCCGCCATAACGAGCGCATTCTTGCCCTCAACGAACGCCTTGTCGGCCTGGTCACCTGGGACGGCGTCACCTACGTGGATGTGGCTTCGGCCATGCGCGACGCGTCCGGACAGCTCATGAAAGAGCTCTCGTCCGACGGACTGCACCTCAACGGCAGAGGCTACCTCCGGTGGTATGAGGTCATCAGGAAATACGTCGATCGGTGA
- a CDS encoding sialidase family protein, which translates to MRFLTCLGLYLVALTACAQKQPAGIAPGVITYQDLFNTSMREGVACYRIPALATAPNGDLIAVIDERVPSCADLRGNRNINLVMRRSSDGGHTWSLIETIVDFPDGQSASDPSLIVDAVTGEIFLFYNFMDLEKEPDVYYLHLMRSHDNGKTWHGPEDITTQITKPEWHQDFKFITSGRGIQTRDRWLLHTLVNLNRGLHLFGSDDHGASWFLIDTPIKPGDESKVVELSDGTWMINSRVNKAGVRWIHRSHDKGKTWSSRPDSTLIDPGVNGSIVRYTSTADGAERNWLLFANAASASARENMTVRLSYDEGQTWPYGKTIYPGSAAYPSMTVLANGDIGILFEKDNYTENVFVRFSLEWLTDSADTPANTR; encoded by the coding sequence ATGCGCTTCCTGACCTGCCTCGGCCTGTATCTGGTTGCCCTGACAGCCTGTGCCCAAAAACAACCAGCTGGCATCGCCCCCGGTGTCATCACCTATCAGGACCTGTTCAATACAAGCATGCGAGAAGGGGTTGCCTGCTATCGCATCCCTGCCCTCGCTACGGCTCCCAACGGGGACCTGATCGCCGTCATCGACGAGCGCGTACCCTCGTGCGCCGACCTCAGGGGAAATCGTAACATTAACCTTGTGATGAGACGAAGCAGCGATGGCGGCCACACCTGGTCGCTGATCGAAACTATCGTGGACTTTCCCGATGGACAATCGGCCTCCGATCCATCATTGATCGTGGATGCTGTGACGGGGGAAATATTTCTATTCTACAATTTCATGGACCTGGAGAAAGAGCCGGATGTCTACTACCTGCACCTCATGCGCAGCCACGATAACGGCAAAACCTGGCACGGGCCCGAGGACATTACGACCCAGATAACCAAGCCCGAATGGCATCAAGACTTCAAGTTCATCACGTCGGGACGTGGCATCCAGACCCGTGATAGGTGGCTCCTGCACACACTCGTGAACCTGAACAGAGGACTGCATCTTTTCGGTAGCGATGACCATGGTGCCTCGTGGTTTCTCATTGACACGCCCATCAAACCGGGCGACGAGTCCAAGGTGGTGGAACTGAGCGATGGCACCTGGATGATCAACAGCCGGGTCAATAAAGCTGGCGTGCGGTGGATCCATCGCTCACACGACAAGGGAAAAACCTGGAGTTCGAGGCCAGATTCGACGCTCATCGATCCGGGCGTCAATGGCAGTATCGTCCGCTACACCTCCACAGCAGACGGAGCAGAGCGCAACTGGCTCCTCTTCGCCAATGCCGCTTCCGCGAGCGCCAGGGAAAACATGACCGTGCGCCTGAGCTACGATGAGGGCCAGACTTGGCCCTATGGTAAAACCATCTATCCGGGCAGCGCGGCCTACCCGTCGATGACTGTGCTGGCCAACGGCGACATCGGCATTCTCTTCGAGAAGGACAACTACACGGAAAACGTGTTCGTGCGCTTCTCGCTGGAATGGCTTACCGATAGTGCGGATACGCCGGCAAACACCCGCTAG
- a CDS encoding RagB/SusD family nutrient uptake outer membrane protein: protein MTRFSILVLLSLAITATGCDNVLDVKPTSEITVNSFWNGPDDATGALYGMYARFRDQASSNLYIWGAARSEELSFGLQASEGRERYFLNTLDATFAGPDWLRLYTVVHDANLLLKYVPGIDFNSEAQKNSILAQAHAMRAYVYFIMARTWGGVPIVTEPTEEYDPEKTFRPRNSVSEVFDLIKEDIEAALSLFPDNGFPACRCEWSKPAVEALKGDVYLWTAKRLGGGNADLNTALAALLNAQSADVGLLENYDEIFRYSNKGNREILMAVHFRDLESGETYNNLMYVRDDQIPENATEYGRNLIGTGGGLNRWAPSELLRNQFTEDDQRKNATFVELYTLTENGDSTFYASAVRKFRGFVESGSRKFLDDVILYRYADVLLMIAEAKNGLGQDPAPEINQVRQRAYGDAFPAHEFVSGSQADNDDAILQERLLELSFEGKRWWDLVRFGKAFELVPSLQGREGQEHLLLWPISQTTISLNPSIEQNPGY from the coding sequence ATGACCCGTTTTTCTATACTCGTGCTCCTGAGCCTGGCGATTACTGCCACCGGTTGCGATAACGTCCTGGATGTAAAACCTACCAGTGAGATCACCGTCAATTCCTTCTGGAATGGCCCGGACGACGCGACCGGCGCCCTTTACGGCATGTACGCCCGGTTCCGCGATCAGGCCAGTTCGAACCTCTACATCTGGGGTGCGGCCCGCAGTGAAGAACTCTCCTTCGGGCTACAGGCGTCCGAAGGCCGCGAACGCTACTTCCTCAACACGCTTGATGCCACGTTCGCAGGCCCCGACTGGCTCCGCCTCTATACGGTCGTGCACGATGCCAACCTGCTCTTGAAGTACGTTCCCGGTATCGATTTCAACAGCGAAGCCCAGAAAAACAGCATACTGGCCCAAGCTCACGCCATGCGGGCCTACGTGTACTTCATCATGGCCCGGACCTGGGGCGGCGTACCCATCGTGACCGAGCCGACCGAAGAGTATGACCCGGAGAAGACATTCAGACCACGAAACAGTGTGAGCGAGGTATTCGACCTCATCAAAGAAGACATTGAGGCGGCGCTGTCCCTGTTCCCGGACAACGGCTTCCCTGCCTGCCGCTGTGAATGGTCAAAGCCGGCGGTCGAAGCTCTGAAGGGGGATGTCTACCTCTGGACGGCCAAGCGCCTGGGAGGCGGGAACGCTGATCTGAATACGGCCCTCGCCGCACTCCTTAACGCGCAGTCTGCCGACGTCGGGTTGCTCGAAAACTACGACGAAATCTTCCGATATTCGAACAAGGGTAACCGGGAGATTCTGATGGCTGTTCACTTCAGAGATCTGGAGTCCGGTGAAACTTATAACAACTTAATGTATGTGCGTGATGATCAAATCCCCGAGAACGCTACCGAGTATGGGCGCAACCTGATCGGTACCGGAGGCGGTCTCAACCGCTGGGCGCCCTCGGAGCTCCTCCGTAACCAGTTCACCGAGGACGACCAGCGCAAAAATGCCACGTTCGTGGAGCTGTACACCCTCACGGAGAATGGTGACTCCACCTTCTATGCTTCCGCCGTGAGGAAATTCCGGGGTTTCGTAGAAAGTGGGTCTCGAAAGTTCCTGGACGATGTGATTCTCTACCGGTATGCCGATGTTCTGCTGATGATTGCCGAAGCCAAAAACGGCCTCGGTCAGGATCCAGCACCCGAGATCAATCAGGTCCGGCAACGCGCCTACGGCGACGCGTTCCCAGCCCATGAATTCGTCAGCGGCAGCCAGGCGGATAACGACGATGCCATCCTGCAGGAACGCCTCCTAGAACTGTCCTTCGAAGGTAAACGATGGTGGGATCTCGTACGCTTCGGCAAAGCATTCGAGCTGGTGCCCTCACTGCAGGGACGGGAAGGGCAAGAACACCTGTTGCTCTGGCCAATCTCGCAGACAACTATTAGCCTGAACCCCAGCATCGAACAGAACCCGGGCTATTGA
- a CDS encoding SusC/RagA family TonB-linked outer membrane protein, whose amino-acid sequence MNTVARSVWLLPAMILVLALQAQAQDRVVTGRVTAQDTGEPLPGVNVVVKGTSIGTATDLDGRYSLKVPEGATLVFSAIGFKTEEVVLGDRSVLDVALTVSISNLDEVVVIGYGEQSRATLTTSISKLDTLALQYIPYANPASALQGTIPGLRVQTTTGQPGAAPRVILRGGTSINNPNAAEPLYIVDGVIRNNINDLNALDFESVQVLKDAAATAIYGSRASNGVVIITTKSAKPGRTQINYSSSLQISELGKRMPLASARDYIYFGRLGVAATAERRPDVLFRLGLPVGFGTGNDLSNRTAFTTQYLTPENEHKLKEGWESMPDPLDSTKTIIFKETDWQDVLFDPALTQNHYLSISGGRPDAAYNLSFGYLDNEGITIRTGYRRMTVDMGGRVQVRDNLSFDGQFNYSNASDNRVFSEFQIFQRALGLPPTAKLTYEDGSLAPGQNRSIGNPLYHLSRIKAKNSVDRMTLGLHGLWEIRPGLTFEPSASLYSVRATDNSFQMSYWNTPTQFVDSRDASAFNSIYWQRQIDGVLTYDASIGRDHNLQAKLGASYYDRKLYQASASGRGASTDLVPTLNASSEPVSVWSSSTDQVILGYFSRVTYDYKQKYLLSASARYDGASNLGTNNRWGFFPGISAGWNLHRERFWNTLPAFMSSLKLRASYGVNGNISGLSDFHAQGLYSVGARYSGAAAIQNNRMANQNLRWEKSKTVDVGFDLGLMNDRITLLVDYYRRVTSDLLTSLELPQSTGFSSLLTNLGSLENRGFEFEFNARIFDNPNGLNWRASFNAATNQNRILRLPDNGNENNRIGGIEVYDPKQGKYVWVGGLQEGKPIGDLYIWKHLGVYATDEEAANAPLDMLISGPDKTKKAGDAILADLDGNGIIDTRDQVYVGNIFPDWTGGIINTFSYKNLTLTVRMDFALGHTIFNQTLLAYNGQTQGDIGFTDEVLRSWQKPGDRTNIPRYYWADQLAQNNIFRGNRGTSYYYEKGDYLALREVTASYTLPQKWVQRLSLASARVYLTGSNLHYFTAYKGLLPEDGGTDNGRYPLPRSITMGVNIGF is encoded by the coding sequence ATGAACACAGTAGCCCGCTCCGTATGGCTTCTGCCGGCTATGATACTGGTGCTTGCCTTGCAGGCACAGGCACAAGACCGGGTCGTGACCGGCAGAGTAACCGCTCAAGACACGGGAGAACCCCTTCCAGGTGTCAATGTCGTGGTAAAAGGAACATCCATCGGGACTGCAACCGACCTAGACGGTCGTTACAGCCTCAAGGTACCGGAAGGTGCCACACTGGTCTTTAGCGCCATTGGCTTCAAGACAGAGGAAGTGGTACTTGGAGATCGGAGTGTTCTCGATGTCGCGCTGACCGTATCTATTTCCAACCTCGACGAAGTGGTGGTCATTGGCTATGGAGAGCAATCCAGAGCAACGCTCACAACCTCCATCTCCAAGTTGGATACCCTAGCCCTGCAATACATCCCATACGCAAATCCCGCCTCTGCCCTACAGGGTACCATCCCGGGTCTGCGGGTCCAGACGACGACCGGGCAACCCGGTGCTGCACCGCGCGTCATTCTCCGAGGAGGCACGTCAATCAACAATCCAAACGCTGCAGAACCGCTTTACATCGTCGACGGCGTCATTCGAAACAACATCAATGACCTGAACGCGCTGGATTTCGAGAGCGTCCAGGTTCTCAAAGATGCAGCGGCGACGGCCATCTATGGGTCACGTGCCTCCAACGGCGTTGTGATCATCACCACCAAGTCCGCCAAGCCCGGGCGTACACAGATCAACTATTCGTCGAGCCTGCAGATCTCTGAACTGGGCAAGCGGATGCCGCTGGCTTCGGCGCGGGACTATATCTACTTCGGGCGCCTCGGGGTGGCCGCCACCGCAGAGCGACGTCCCGATGTGCTCTTTCGCCTCGGTCTCCCCGTCGGCTTCGGCACTGGAAACGATCTCTCGAACCGCACGGCTTTCACCACACAATACCTGACCCCAGAGAACGAGCACAAGCTCAAGGAGGGATGGGAAAGCATGCCGGACCCGCTGGACTCCACCAAAACGATCATCTTCAAAGAGACCGACTGGCAGGATGTTCTTTTCGACCCTGCCTTGACGCAGAACCACTACCTGTCGATTTCCGGCGGCCGTCCCGATGCTGCCTACAACCTCAGCTTCGGTTACCTCGACAATGAAGGCATCACGATTCGAACCGGCTATCGTCGAATGACCGTCGACATGGGCGGCCGTGTGCAGGTAAGGGACAACCTCAGTTTTGACGGCCAGTTCAACTACAGCAACGCCAGCGACAACCGCGTCTTCAGCGAGTTCCAGATCTTCCAGCGGGCCCTGGGACTGCCTCCAACGGCCAAACTGACCTACGAAGACGGCTCGCTTGCACCGGGGCAGAACCGAAGCATCGGAAACCCACTTTACCACCTGAGCCGGATCAAGGCGAAAAACAGCGTCGACCGCATGACGCTCGGGCTGCATGGCCTGTGGGAGATTAGGCCCGGATTAACCTTTGAGCCCTCGGCCTCGCTGTATTCCGTGAGGGCGACTGACAACTCCTTCCAGATGTCTTACTGGAACACGCCGACCCAGTTTGTGGACTCACGCGACGCTTCCGCCTTTAACAGCATCTACTGGCAGCGGCAGATCGACGGGGTACTCACCTACGATGCCAGCATAGGCAGGGATCACAACCTGCAGGCCAAGCTGGGAGCATCCTATTACGATCGGAAGCTGTATCAAGCGAGTGCCTCCGGGCGTGGAGCCTCCACGGACCTCGTTCCCACGCTAAATGCGTCTTCCGAGCCCGTAAGTGTGTGGAGCAGTTCGACCGATCAGGTTATTCTGGGCTACTTCAGCCGGGTAACCTATGACTACAAGCAAAAATATCTGCTTTCGGCATCCGCCCGTTATGACGGGGCGTCCAACCTGGGAACCAATAATCGCTGGGGTTTTTTTCCCGGCATCTCGGCTGGCTGGAACCTGCACCGAGAACGCTTCTGGAACACCCTGCCCGCCTTCATGTCGAGCCTGAAGCTGCGCGCCAGCTACGGTGTCAACGGAAATATTTCAGGACTCTCCGACTTCCATGCCCAAGGCCTCTACAGCGTCGGAGCCCGGTACAGCGGGGCGGCCGCCATACAAAACAATCGGATGGCAAACCAGAACCTGAGATGGGAGAAATCAAAGACCGTAGATGTCGGGTTTGATCTTGGCCTGATGAACGACCGCATCACGCTGCTCGTCGACTACTATCGCCGTGTAACAAGTGACCTTTTGACCTCTCTCGAACTACCTCAGTCTACTGGCTTCTCCAGCCTTCTAACCAACCTAGGCTCCCTCGAAAATCGCGGTTTCGAGTTCGAGTTCAACGCCCGCATCTTTGACAACCCGAATGGTCTCAATTGGCGCGCGAGCTTCAATGCCGCCACCAACCAGAACAGGATTCTGAGGTTGCCCGATAACGGCAACGAGAATAACCGCATCGGCGGCATCGAAGTATACGACCCTAAACAGGGCAAGTACGTGTGGGTCGGCGGCCTTCAGGAAGGCAAACCTATTGGCGATCTGTACATCTGGAAACACCTAGGGGTCTATGCCACCGACGAAGAGGCTGCCAATGCCCCACTCGACATGCTGATCAGTGGCCCTGATAAGACCAAAAAAGCCGGAGATGCCATCCTGGCCGACCTGGACGGCAACGGTATCATCGACACGCGAGATCAGGTCTACGTCGGCAACATTTTTCCGGACTGGACCGGAGGAATCATAAACACCTTCTCCTACAAGAATCTCACCCTGACTGTGCGGATGGATTTTGCATTGGGACACACCATCTTCAACCAGACGCTCCTGGCATACAACGGCCAGACGCAGGGAGACATTGGCTTCACCGACGAAGTGCTCCGTTCCTGGCAAAAGCCAGGCGATCGAACCAACATCCCCCGCTACTACTGGGCCGACCAGCTCGCACAGAACAACATTTTCCGGGGTAACCGGGGCACCTCGTACTATTACGAGAAGGGAGACTACTTGGCCTTGCGGGAGGTGACCGCAAGCTACACGCTTCCGCAAAAATGGGTGCAGCGTCTCAGCTTAGCCTCCGCAAGGGTCTACCTGACCGGCAGCAACCTGCATTATTTCACCGCCTACAAGGGCTTGCTGCCCGAAGATGGTGGCACTGACAATGGCCGGTATCCACTCCCGCGTTCCATCACGATGGGCGTCAATATCGGCTTCTGA
- a CDS encoding GIY-YIG nuclease family protein, producing the protein MDCHVYVRQSASSGRLYIGHTYNLERRLAEHNAGQTPAAIMFKRFPFDAIPSLQGVLSRPANTGLADSSAPRRC; encoded by the coding sequence ATGGACTGCCACGTCTACGTCCGGCAATCGGCTTCCTCCGGCCGACTCTACATCGGCCACACGTACAACCTCGAACGACGCCTCGCCGAACACAACGCCGGGCAAACACCCGCGGCAATTATGTTCAAGCGTTTTCCCTTTGACGCAATTCCTTCACTTCAAGGGGTTCTATCGCGCCCGGCAAACACGGGTCTTGCAGACAGCTCTGCACCGCGCAGATGTTGA